One segment of Macrotis lagotis isolate mMagLag1 chromosome 1, bilby.v1.9.chrom.fasta, whole genome shotgun sequence DNA contains the following:
- the CCDC90B gene encoding coiled-coil domain-containing protein 90B, mitochondrial isoform X5: MRARWAPGLLHGGLSGALSLPGRPVGGAGGPLAPCRGLLTTSSRKSYNIRRVDIAPLEQRKLNFDTHGLVQDLESQGFEKAQAETIVFALTVLSNVSLDTIYKEMVTRAQQPFQVEEFAISVVADLEAMFILIEDV; this comes from the exons ATGAGGGCTCGGTGGGCGCCGGGGCTTCTTCACGGGGGCCTCTCGGGGGCCCTTTCCCTTCCCGGGAGACCCGTCGGCGGAGCGGGCGGCCCACTGGCCCCGTGCAGAG GTTTGCTGACCACTAGCTCCAGGAAAAGTTACAACATTCGGAGGGTAGACATAGCTCCTTTAGAGCAAAGGAAGTTAAATTTTGATACCCATGGATTGGTTCAGGATTTGGAAAGTCAAG GATTCGAGAAAGCACAAGCAGAAACCATTGTCTTTGCATTAACAGTTCTGTCAAATGTCAGCCTAGACACAATCTATAAAGAGATGGTCACTCGAGCTCAGCAG ccttttcaagttgaagaatttgccatcagtgtggtagctgaccttgaggccatgttcatcctcattgaagatgtttga